The following nucleotide sequence is from Salvia miltiorrhiza cultivar Shanhuang (shh) chromosome 7, IMPLAD_Smil_shh, whole genome shotgun sequence.
ataaaatgatcaTATCCCTCATCAGTCAGTTTGTTTTTTGTAATAAATTTTGTTGTTGGAACATAATATACTAGATGCCAAGACTAAGTGTATTATTGTAATTTGCTATTTTAAGTGTAACAACAcgaggaaaattaaaataaatacaaggATAAACTAAGGTGGAAACCAAGTTCAGAAACCTTAAATTTGCAAGATGTCTTACTTCCCCAAAAGAGACAACCCATGTTATGTAGGCGCATCCGATCGTAATACATCCACATCGTCTCATACGTCAAAATGAAGatataataattgaaaaaaataaaatgaaatattggGAATTGGGATATGGGTGGCTAACATAAATCTTTTAAATCAACCTCAcatatttggttcatttgtcTGCAAAATGATTGGATCATTGGACCAGTTTGTTATACGTTCAACTATATATCCACCCAcgacttttctattttttacatatatatattctattttCTGAATCATACATTCCCTTGTAAATcagaataaatattaaataacataatttgGGAGAAAGATAaattagaaattattttaaacataaaaatTGGAAATTCATACTTGATTTTAGATCGGAATGTGCTTAAAAGATTTGGGCCCTAACCATAATTCAAAACATTGTGTCGTAGGCCCGGACCGGTCCAATTTCTCCCTTTGGGCTGGGGCCCCGATGAGATAAGCATTAACAATTTAAGGCTATGTTAAACAAACCTTGTCAACAACCAAATAATCTTGATCTCTTTcggtatttaattaatttcttttgttttatattATTAACTAGTTTTATTTTCGTACAGCACCAagatatatacttaattaaaataataaaagatttaatttatattttttagaaatataaaattaatgagtTACTTTTGTTATAGTAGTATAAAATAGTTAtaatagtgtgtgtgtgtgttggcctaatGGTTGGAGGTTAATGCCCTACACCTGAGATCTTGGATTCGAATCTTCCGTTACGCGgtctttaaaaatttctttatttatttttataatttatataaaaaaatatattatactccctccgtcccgatcAAAGTGGTGcactttttttgggcacgagatttaaggagaataagattgtagtataaaggtgtgtaaatgtgtgtgaggccacattgtttgtagtgtaaaattattaccaaaaaaaggaaatgcatcactttcggtgggacagcccaaaaaggaatatgcaccactttcggtgggacggagggagtaatagttaAAATAtcgttaaaataaaatatttccttatttatttatgtaatttatcaaaaaatttattataatagaTAAAGTATcgttaaaataaatatgaattcaTTTTACACAAATTCTCTTGCATATCCAGATGTATGAAGGATTCAAATGTGCAgagatacatatatatattcagaCTCAGTGGCGGGAGATAATTACCAACTGAGCATCTGGCTCAGTTGATAGATCTAGTGCTCATAATATACTGTGCAAAAAAAAATGCTTAAATTCAAAAACAATATCTAACGAACCAATAAAAAAGTGACATGTGTCATAATCTTTTATCTGATTTTGGGAGGTTGGGGTCAGTCCATAACTTTGGGGTCTACTAAAGGCAGCCTAATGGGGCAAGCAAGATCATAGTTGGAGGCTATAACTCGTGCTACTAATCAAATGAGTTTTTCATGCAACAAAAACATGCATAAACTATAACACCACAAGGCATGGGCGAAACTATACAACAACATACGAGTAATGTGAGTTTGGTATGTACCGAAAAACTCCACAGTTTTGACAGTTTAATTGCAATTAAGCAGTTTGGAAAATAGATGATGAAATCTCAATGAGACGAACATGGTTGTAAATTCTTCATGTATGGATGCTCAGGGCTGGTCCTGACAAAACTGAGGCCCTGGGCGAAATAAAAAAATGGGGCCCTAATATAATATCATActaccactacaaaaaaatgtataatttgcgaccaaaattaccggcggcccaCCGACGATGGAGGGGACGACCGTGTTTTTCAAAATAGCGGTGGAAATACCAGTGGCAAGGATGCCTCCGGTGATCACCGACAGGGCTGCCGCCGGTAttgttaatattaattaatttatatacttaaatatattaccggcggcgaggtgcaactagcatttgcatttTAAATTGAACTTTAACTTTTAAAtgcaactagcatttgcatctcgtgcaatgcactgaaaataatttttgtttttactatttgtataaaattaatactactaatttaattattatacttataaatataataaaaaattaaatttaattgaatatatttgaattgaatcttaaaaaaataaaaaagaattcacaattataaaatttgatattaaaaacaaaaataaaaaaaaataagttaaaaaattaaaaataaaatactcctaatttaaaagaattaaaaatatatttatttaaaaagatgagagaggagagagaaatttataaaactttaatatttaaacatgcataaattttacattttaaatcaaatattttcataaaatatagtatcatattaaagttcttatcatgatctttaatttgatatgcatattaaatattttataattaattgaatttcacaattttggaaagaaatgtaacaacaaataagaagttaaagaaaataaaaaatgaaaataaaaagaaatatatatagtttaaacataaaccttcaattttattataactacaaaattgtcactcaattttgaaattaatttgaaattgatttcaaattgaaaactctctttttaatatagtatagatatacttttgacaataaattatgttGGGCCCAAAATCATTTTGTTAGTATACATAAGATCTATAATTAAtaggatatattaaaaaatttggGCCCTCAAATTTTTGGGGCCCTGGGCCGTCGCCCATGCCCGCCCACCCTCAGGACCGGCCCTGTGGATGCTCTCCACTGCATCATCACCGCTATTAATCCTTCCACTTGGCATATATGAAGCAGAGCATTTCCTGCAAAACCACACAAGTTTgatataaatttaagaaatggTATATTATCACATGACATGATTAAATAGCGCAAGAATTTCAAAAAAGTCAAGGCTGGAACTTAGAGAGAGAAGATTTTAACCTTGTGCATTGTTGAAGGAGAGTATAAACCTTTGCAAGATTTGTCAAAGGTCTACACCTTGTGATTAAATGTTGAGTTACTGTACAAAACATCAGCAAAACATCATGCAGCTGCAAAAtagtgcattttttttttccaattctaATAAACGtgcattttaattaaaaaaaaaactagatcTATAAATATATCCAACTAGAACAGGTAATTAGTTATATCATATAtagataaaatttatttaatattacatATTAATAGCCTAGAGTTTaagttatataaaaaaattgagttCCATACATTATGTTGACAACAGTAATACTTCTAAAAAATAGTATATTGAATAAATGATTatccttttttttatcaaaaacgaAAAAAATGATAAATCCTTTTATAAATTGGATAAAATAACACCCATAATAAACACTATAATGTCTCTTCGAACTGAAATTTCATTCACGACTTTACCTAACAATACACAGAAAGCGTTTGTTGGGAAAGTAAATTGAAAAAAGCTTGGCAACTCTCCAGTTTGCAGCTAAGGATAACAGGATAacatctctcttctctctttctcacttGTTCAACAACAATGGCGACCGCATCGCCTTCATcaatctccttcttctcctcctccATTTTCCTCTCCACTCCCAACCCCTCCCCCAAAACCCTCCACTTCCCCCGCCTAAGGCCGCGCGCCGCCGCAATCCAGGCGGAGCTGGCCACAGTCCCCGTGCTCTCCTTCGAAGGCAACCAGGTGGGAACCACCACCCTCAACTTAAAATCCGCGCCCCCGGAGACCGCGCGCTCCGTCGTCCACCGCGGCATCACCACCGACCTCACCAACCGGCGGCGCGGCACGGCGTCCACCCTCACCCGCGCCGAGGTCCGCGGCGGCGGGAGGAAGCCCTACCCGCAGAAGAAGACCGGCGGCGCCCGCCGCGGGTCGCAGCGGACGCCGCTCCGCCCCGGCGGCGGCGTCATCTTCGGCCCCAAGCCCAAGGACTGGTCCATCAAGATCAACAGGAAGGAGAAGAGGCTGGCGATCTCGACCGCCATTGCGAGCGCGCTGCAGAACACGATCGTTGTTGAGGATTTGGAGGAGAAATTCGAGAAGCCGAAGACGAAGGAGTTCATCGCGTTGATGAAGAGGTTAGGGTTGGACCCGAAGAGGAAATCGATGTTTCTGATGACGGAGGTGCCGGATAGTTTGCGGCTGTCGAGTAGGAATGTGGGGACGCTGAAGATGCTGACGCCGAGAACGCTCAATTTGTTCGACATTTTGGATGCGGAGAGCTTGGTTCTCACCAAAGGGGCGGTCGACTTCTTGAATGAGAGGTATGGATTAGATGAagatgatgaggatgaggatgagttTGAAGAAGTGGAGGATGATGCTGCTGATCAAGGTTAACTCTTGTTGGTTTATTGAGTTTAGTTTTTGCTTTTTCTTTCACTTGTTGATTTTTACATAGGCTTGGTTGCGTTTTGGAGGAATCTGTATGATCAAATTGATCATGATCATGAAATTTTTGTAGGATTTATTATGTGTTTATGAGATAAAGATGTTTCTGCCTCTTATGAAAGTTATAAATTGTTGTTTTTAAAAGTAGATGCATTAGACGTGTAGGATGGTGTTAGTAGGAAAGAATGTAGAACTTGAGAACTTATGTAGTTAGATGCTAGTGATTGTTCAACTTTGGAGGTTGGAGAGTGAGTTTATTAGGGGTTCATGGATAGGTTGATGGCACGGCGCAAGAATCGAATGACATTGTTTTGAGGGTTCCTGCAAGAATAGAAGGTGCAGTAGATTAGGATTTCCTGTATTGTGTTTTGATCTACCCTGCTTCAAAGGATTTACTAGAAGGAAGTGTGTCGAGTGCCCTAATCGCGctgattttgaaatttgatgACAACGAGTTGATGTGCGTTAAGATAGATgcgaatgaaatgaaatgatacACGACCAAGTGGAGCTCGTTGGAAGTGATTCATCAGAATTGAGATAGACAATGAACCGTGCCATTGATGATTGCTTCTATCTTGATGATTTCTATCATAGTTCTTTTGCTCCAATTAATGTTATATTTGATGGATCTACAATTAGAATGTGTTCGAACCAAGGTTTCTGACTGCATGTTTTCTTTCACCCTGCATATATAAAACTCTCTAATATACTGCTGAGGTTATTTGCTTGCTATCCAGTCACAAAAAACCACAAAACATCCATTGATTGATTGCTTCTAACTTGTTTCCAACTTTGTGATCAGGAGCTGAGGTAGAAGGGGACACCGATTCATCGCAGTGAAACTCTCTCTCAACCGGTGCAAACGCTATCTATTGCCAGAACCAACAGCCAGTATTTGTTAATGTTTCAGGTTGCAAGTCATGACTGCCTGTATTTTTTGTTAGCAATTAGTACTGCTGCAATCTCAAATTTTGTATTCTAGCTTCATTGTTCAATGGGTTTGCTGCTTCAAATTTTGACCAGTAGGTGAAAATGTTGCTAGGATGCCTATGTATGTAAACCACACTATTTTCTGGTAAATTCATGTTCGTCTATCTACAATGCTTGTGTCCACTTCATGCTATCTTACTTATaatcttgagagagagagagagagagagagagaggcacaCATTTACAAACAAGTATCTCTGTAACTGGATGAAAAAAGTGATGTATACAATAGTATAGAATGCAACTTGGTCAATTACAAACAAACTGCCACTTTCTACATCAACAACGTTAGAGGCAATTTCCTTGAAATAGTAGTACGATCTTTCTCAATGAAACCATCGttcatttttctcaaaaaaagaaaaaatgaaacatTGTTCATGATCATGGGCATAAAAATGCCTTCAAACATGCATTTTTCCAGTAAGACTGTACAAATTAGATATATCGGGTGTTATTCTATGAATATACAGAGCCGCGAAGGTAAGACGTCGACCACCTAGTTTTGTTACCTGTCTTTTCGTCTCCTCCGTTCGAGCATTTTGGAGCGACGGGTTTCAGAACACCACGATAACATCCGAGAAAGGATCGTTCAAGATGCCATTGTTCTTCATCAAGAACCTGATTGTAGAGGGACAAGAGACCCCTGTTTTCCTCTGATAAAAAATGTGAGCTCAGCAGGGGCAACCACCATTTTCAACCATTCTTGCAGCTCTTCGCCTTCTACTTTCTCCTTTTCTACAATCACAGTTTTAAGTCAAAATAGTTGCTAAATATTCGGATTTAGAAGTGTTGAAACGCGTATGCAGAATATATGTAAAAGTCACGCGGACAATAATACCTTCCAGGTGGGCGCCGAGACCCTCCAAGATTGTAGGATTTGCACGAACAACAGAGAGTGCCACGTCAAGTGCCGATTGCAGTAAGGCTTTAACCTCTCTTTGAACAAGATCAACGAGGTGGCCCTATCAAAATAAAACATAGTGGAATCATTTGAGAAGCTAGATAGCACTTGGAACTATGAAACAAGAGATGATTGACTAAGAAAGAGACATAATAAAAGTGCAGAGTAATACTTGTTCCCTTCCCCATGGTGATCCACCAGAGTCATCCATTCCACCACCAGAAAGAGTTGCCAAGGAGATGGGGCCTACGGCTTCGTTGAGGCCATACTCGGCCACCGCCTTATATGCCATATCAGTTGCTCGTCGAATGTCATCAAGTGCACCTGTCGATACACGCCCAGAGTATATAAACTCTTCTGCTGCACGTCCACCAAGTAGAGTAACAAGTCTCCCCCGCAGCTCATCGATGAAGAGCAAATACCTATCTTCAGTGGTTGGAGGGGTGTACGTAAACCCCAGCGCTCCTCCGGATCTTGGCAATATGCTCAGCTTCTGATGAAGCCAAAAAGATTGACATATATTAATCATATTACTGTTCTTAGACTAGTTATCCAGGAATCCAAAAGAACCCCATCAAAAGAAATTTTAAGAGAAATAATTAAACCACGTGATACGAGAAGTTGCACTTTCAGATTCTTTTTAACCACCAGAGAACGCACCAGACATGATTTTCATGCCTTTTATCATACTCTAATTTCATCAAATGACAATTCTACATCTCAGGCATCAGCAGCAACATTGACAATATGTTTAAAACATGAATGAGCTCAACTTTTGCCAATAGTCTACACTAAACTACTGACCGTGGAGGACAACTTGCAAGAGCCAAAACAATAGAAGTATAGAACTATTATTTGAAGAAAGCCCAAAGAAAATGCCACAAAGCAATTACCTCAACCCGAGGTTGTCCAGAAAGAAGATTTGCAACAGCAGTTCCGACCACTGCATGACCAGCTTCATGCCGTGCAACAACAGCTTTCTCACTGCCTTGCAACTTAGTTGTCTTCTTTTCAATACCCTGTAGTGTAGCATGAACCGTCTAAGAGACATAGGAAACTTAACTTGGTGTACATTGATAGAAGGCAACTCAGAAAATAAAGCAGGGAAGTAGTTGTAAATAACTCCTCATTTTTCTCTGTTTTTATGCAAAAAAATCCCCTTCTTTTTCAGAGGTGCACCAACTCACTTCacgtttttaaaaaatatgcacAATCTGTGTTGAGCACTTCAATTTTGCTTGGAAACAAGGGCATTTTGATGCAATTTAAAAAACACAAGGGGGTTCGCGCAAAATTTTGATAACACAGGGGTGCTCAATGCATTTTACCCATTTTTATCTTCCTTTTTGTCGTTTACTTTTAACTTTTTGCCCAAATTTGCAGTCCCTGACTTCAAAAATCCATAAAGGCTTAGATATATACATAAAAGTATGGCAAATTCCCctttgagaaagaaaaagggACTGCAAGTTTTACCGCTATTGATCGCTCGACCGCTTGAATGAAATCATTTTTCTCGACCATGGATTTATTACTCCTTCCGGCCAATAAAGCAGCTTCGTTTACCAAATTTGCGAGGTCTGCCCTGTACAAAATCCAAAAGATGGCAAAATAAAACTTCAATAATGTCTCTTAAGATGAACAACATGCACCAGGAATTCTGAGGGTGAACGAACCCAGTAAAACCCGTGGTCATTGAAGCAATATCAGCAAGGTTAACATCTTTGCCCAGAGGAAGCTCTTTCTTGGAAACATGGACATCCAAGATGGCTTCTCTTCCGGTTCGATCAGGTGTTTCAACCTAATACCAAATTATGCATCTTACTATACAGACAACTGGAAATATGCCTAAACTGTAGCATTCTTAAAAAATGATAGctataaaaaacaaaaatctagTTACCGTAACCACTCGATCAAATCTACCCGGCCGACGGAGTGCGGGATCTAAAACATCTGCTCTATTAGTTGCTCCAAGTACAATCACTGCTGAGTTACTATCAAATCCATCCATTTCCTGCAGTACTTATCTAGTAAGCGTATTTCAGCTCAGCAGAATTTTAAAAGTGATTCAGAAAAAAGTAAGCTAGATTTCAGAGTCTTACAGTGAGAAGTTGATTTAAGGTCTGTTCACGCTCATCGTTACTCACAATACGGAATCGACCATCACGGCTCTTGGCTACAGCATCTATCTATAAATCGAGGAATTGGTAATCAGAAACTTGTAACTGAGCTGCTAAATTCATTGTGAAGAGCAACTAGGGAGAGTGAGGAGGAACCTCATCTATGAATATTATGGATGGAGCCTCCTTCTTTGCCCGAGCAAAAAGATCTCTGACACGAGATGCCCCCATACCAACATACAGCTCTACAAATTCACTTGCAGAACAGCTGATGAAAGGAACATCAGCCTCTCCGGCAACAGCTTTTGCTAGAAGTGTTTTACCTGTTCCTGGTAGACCAACCTGTAGACAAACAGAGGTTGGATTTCCACTTTATTCAGTGCATGGAAAATAATTAACAGAAGGAAATAAGTTTTAGCTAATTAATTATACAGATGAATAAAGTAAACTGAAACCAAACATTTCAATCTATTTCATGATAAATCTAATGAATCTCCAGATGCTAAACtatatattcaaaaatattCTTTCCCAAAGATAGAAAGCAGGTTTCTGTTAAATTGGTCAACAAAAGATATCTCCAGTAAATATTGAATATGACATAGCTTCCAATATCAGTTTTCATTCATGTTTGCCAGTTGTTTCTACTTGCTACAGAGTAGAAGACAACTCACCAAGAGAACTCCTCTAGGAGGTCGTGCACCAAGTTTTATATACTTGTCTGGATTCCTGAGAAATTCCTGGACAAAGAAAGCAAGAATATTAAACAATGAATCATGTGAGTCCTCACTACAAGACTAAAATGCCAAAGTGGAAACATACTGGATTAATATAATTTGCAAAAGATTAGAATTTTATGGAAATTCTAACATACCACAATCTCTTCCAGCTCTTCTTTTGCCTCATCAACACCAGCAACATCAGCAAATGTAATAGTTTCTCCTTGTTCAGAAACTTTGGCTCCCGCAGAATTTCCAGACTTTCGGTTTCTAAGCTGCCCCGGGGTATGCTATATTTTTGCAGGCAATTTTTAAACTGTACCCATTATATTTTTTCTGGAGAGACGTATAAGCAGCATGATGATTCTTACCTGAGAAAAGCTTACGGGGAACCGATGAAGAAGACCTGCTAGCACTGCGACATAGAATAAGGCTATCTGTAAAACAGAAAAAGGAAAGAGCGGAATCATATCTCATAAGTAGAATATCTAGGTGAAGGATGATGGCATAAAGACAAACAGAAATTACAAAACACAGCAATATTTTTGGTGGGGGTGCAAGCTAATGTCATGTGGTGGGTGATCTTTTGAGCTTGTCTGCTGTGGATTATTAGGTTTTGCTTAATTGACTGACAAGTCATTGCTTCTGAAGTAATTAACCAGAAAGTGTTAATGTTATATTTAACTACTAAATTcacaaaattgtaaaaatactGAAATGGTCAAAATTAGTTCTTTGAGAAACACCTGTTACTAAATcacaatgaaaatgaaatcacaggacttatttttttggtttaCAGTATTATACTTTTTAAGCTAAATATATGACAAAATATAGCAAAGTAAGCCTTTTGGAGCTTCACAGTAATCACATTTACTTGCAAAATGCACCAAAGCCCCTACACATCTTTGAGTCTTGAAGTGCTTTGGGCATTCAACAACCAAGAAAAAGCAGTCCATAACACGTTCAATCAGCTATCAAGTTTCTTAAGTATtagaaaaaattcaaaattctatCAGCAGTAACTACAAATTATCCAAATTAAAGCAGGAGCACCATATTTCATACCTAAAAACACTGTGCAGCAACATATCTTTCAAAAATTAATGGAACTTTATTATCATAGATATTCAAAATTATGTCAAAATAAACCGCTCAACATTTGGCAGCAAACTAACCAAGAGAcaaataattaaactaaaaactaaTCTACCAACTCACCAATGCAGAATTCAAGAATCCTCCAGACCTCTTATCCGGAGACCCAAACTCCACATCATTCTCCAGCATCTTCTCATACGGTGTCTTGATGTCAACCGGCCTCGTGGTCGTGTAGACTACTCTCTTAGTGGGAGTCACAGTCTTCAACAAAGAATCCGAGTCCTGAAACTTACTATTCACCTCACCAACACCACTCTCCACAACCCCACTTTCCCTCTTCAACTTAAACATAATGTGCACCCCATCAACCTCCACCTTCTGCACCTGATTCCCATTAATCTTACTCACAAACTCACTGTACGGAACAGTAACAAACGTGGTAGGCGTCCTCGGCTCCGAGCCCGGGAGAGGAATCCCGGGCCTCAGCAATCTCATCACAAACATCACAATCCCCAATTGTATGAGCAAAACGCCCATCTCCTGAGCATGAATTATCGGCTGCCACTTccatttattactattattgcCCCACCAATTATTCTTCCCCTGCTTCTCCCTCCGGCCCGAGCCCGAAGCAGCACCCCCCGGCTTCTTCGGGCTCTCCGGCCCCGTCGACGCCTCGGGCTTCTCAGCCGAATCAGTGTCGTGCTCGCGAGGACTGTTGGCGTAGATCTTCGTAAACTTCCAATTCATATGATTCCGCAGAAAATACCCCTGCAGCTTGGAAACCCTAGGCTGCAGTCGGAACGGCGATGTATCGTGGAGGTGACGATTCGATTTCACGTTGAAAGCTCTATACCGACTGCAAACTAAGCTGTAATTCTGAACATAATTGGAATTGTTGTATCTAAACGTCGAAATTCGTCTGTAGATTATCGTCGTGTCTACCGCGACAGCCATTGGGGAATAAAATAATTCTggtaaaaattaaatcaaattgaaaGCACGCGATTCAagaatacatgtatatatatatatatacatagacacatttacagagagagagagagacggagatTTTTTGAGAGCGGGGAGATGTGTGGGAGAGAGTAGGGGGTTGAAGAACGCAACATAGGGCGTTGGATATGCCGACGACGGTGGTTTCTGACCGTTGAAAATGAAGCACGAGTTAGTGTTTTTCGTTTTATCCCATTTTTTAATTGGGAGTCTATTTATCCGAATTTAGATTTTTAGAACAACTAGGGACAAATTGTATAAcatgttttattgttttatgaaagaaaaaaaaattatactttgACTCtcaaattattgaatttttttattacttttagAACAGTTAACCATTCTAATTGATTTCTTTCATTCTCTCACCAGTACGACCATTTGTAACTGTGGt
It contains:
- the LOC130992003 gene encoding 50S ribosomal protein L4, chloroplastic, giving the protein MATASPSSISFFSSSIFLSTPNPSPKTLHFPRLRPRAAAIQAELATVPVLSFEGNQVGTTTLNLKSAPPETARSVVHRGITTDLTNRRRGTASTLTRAEVRGGGRKPYPQKKTGGARRGSQRTPLRPGGGVIFGPKPKDWSIKINRKEKRLAISTAIASALQNTIVVEDLEEKFEKPKTKEFIALMKRLGLDPKRKSMFLMTEVPDSLRLSSRNVGTLKMLTPRTLNLFDILDAESLVLTKGAVDFLNERYGLDEDDEDEDEFEEVEDDAADQGAEVEGDTDSSQ
- the LOC130992002 gene encoding ATP-dependent zinc metalloprotease FTSH 7, chloroplastic-like yields the protein MAVAVDTTIIYRRISTFRYNNSNYVQNYSLVCSRYRAFNVKSNRHLHDTSPFRLQPRVSKLQGYFLRNHMNWKFTKIYANSPREHDTDSAEKPEASTGPESPKKPGGAASGSGRREKQGKNNWWGNNSNKWKWQPIIHAQEMGVLLIQLGIVMFVMRLLRPGIPLPGSEPRTPTTFVTVPYSEFVSKINGNQVQKVEVDGVHIMFKLKRESGVVESGVGEVNSKFQDSDSLLKTVTPTKRVVYTTTRPVDIKTPYEKMLENDVEFGSPDKRSGGFLNSALIALFYVAVLAGLLHRFPVSFSQHTPGQLRNRKSGNSAGAKVSEQGETITFADVAGVDEAKEELEEIVEFLRNPDKYIKLGARPPRGVLLVGLPGTGKTLLAKAVAGEADVPFISCSASEFVELYVGMGASRVRDLFARAKKEAPSIIFIDEIDAVAKSRDGRFRIVSNDEREQTLNQLLTEMDGFDSNSAVIVLGATNRADVLDPALRRPGRFDRVVTVETPDRTGREAILDVHVSKKELPLGKDVNLADIASMTTGFTGADLANLVNEAALLAGRSNKSMVEKNDFIQAVERSIAGIEKKTTKLQGSEKAVVARHEAGHAVVGTAVANLLSGQPRVEKLSILPRSGGALGFTYTPPTTEDRYLLFIDELRGRLVTLLGGRAAEEFIYSGRVSTGALDDIRRATDMAYKAVAEYGLNEAVGPISLATLSGGGMDDSGGSPWGREQGHLVDLVQREVKALLQSALDVALSVVRANPTILEGLGAHLEEKEKVEGEELQEWLKMVVAPAELTFFIRGKQGSLVPLQSGS